The Terriglobales bacterium genome includes a region encoding these proteins:
- the mazG gene encoding nucleoside triphosphate pyrophosphohydrolase, whose product MPPTRGERFERAVAIMERLRAPGGCPWDREQTFDSIKPYTLEETYEVLEAIDNRDWQELRGELGDLLLQVLFYAEMAREAGHFSIDEVLDRLSQKLVDRHPHVFGDVKAETPADVLRNWETLKAEEQKKRLAERSGLAEEGKEEEPRSVLAGVSSAIPALLEALKLSSRAAHVGFDWPTIEGLFEKLEEETGELRRNLEQYPAPGPRPESAAGVAGARGTKIPEELRHRLEDEIGDLLFVAANLARYLSLDPESALRKTNRKFKRRFQWLEEELRRRGRRPQETPLEELEALWQQSKERERGETEP is encoded by the coding sequence ATGCCTCCGACGCGAGGAGAACGTTTCGAGCGCGCCGTCGCCATCATGGAGCGCTTGCGCGCGCCCGGCGGCTGCCCCTGGGACCGCGAGCAGACGTTCGATTCCATCAAGCCCTACACGCTCGAGGAAACCTACGAGGTTCTGGAAGCCATCGACAACCGGGACTGGCAGGAACTGAGGGGTGAACTCGGCGATCTGCTGCTGCAAGTACTCTTCTACGCCGAGATGGCCAGGGAGGCCGGGCATTTTTCCATTGATGAAGTCCTGGACCGGTTGAGCCAGAAGCTGGTGGACCGGCATCCTCACGTCTTCGGCGATGTGAAGGCGGAAACGCCAGCCGACGTGCTGCGCAATTGGGAAACGCTCAAGGCGGAAGAGCAGAAGAAGCGGCTGGCCGAGCGCTCCGGACTGGCGGAGGAAGGGAAGGAGGAAGAGCCGCGGTCGGTGCTGGCGGGGGTCTCCTCTGCGATTCCGGCATTGCTGGAGGCACTGAAGCTGAGCTCGCGGGCGGCGCACGTCGGCTTCGACTGGCCCACCATCGAGGGCCTGTTCGAGAAGCTCGAAGAGGAAACGGGAGAACTGCGGCGCAACCTCGAACAATACCCCGCGCCGGGCCCGCGGCCGGAGTCCGCCGCCGGTGTAGCCGGGGCGCGCGGCACAAAGATCCCGGAAGAACTGCGCCACCGCCTGGAGGATGAGATCGGGGACCTGCTCTTCGTAGCGGCCAACCTGGCGCGCTATCTCTCGCTCGATCCCGAATCGGCGTTGCGCAAGACCAACCGCAAGTTCAAGCGGCGGTTCCAATGGCTGGAGGAAGAGTTGCGCCGCCGCGGACGCCGGCCGCAGGAGACGCCGCTGGAAGAACTGGAAGCGCTCTGGCAGCAGTCCAAGGAGCGCGAGCGGGGAGAGACGGAGCCGTGA
- the menC gene encoding o-succinylbenzoate synthase codes for MKVKSITLREIRMPLVHFFETSFSRVTERRILLVMVETDGVQGWGECVAGEDPFYNEESVETAWYVLTKYLAPALLGKELAIAGDCVALFSRVRVHRMAKAALENALWDAEAQIKGVPLWKLVGGTRREIACGVSIGIQDSLEQLLEKVEKELAAGYQRIKVKCKPGWDVEVFARIRERWPEILLSCDANSAYTLDDAEHLKRFDQFRLLMIEQPLWNDDFFFHARLQKQLETAICLDEGIRNARDAEAALEVGACRIINIKVGRVGGMSEAIRVHDTARACRVPVWCGGMLESGVGRVHNVALSTLEGFSLPGDVSASKRYWKEDIIEPEVEVSKQGTIAVSDQPGRGYEVKQALVEKLTVRTEVIC; via the coding sequence ATGAAGGTCAAGTCCATCACGCTGCGCGAAATCCGCATGCCGCTGGTGCATTTCTTTGAGACCAGCTTCAGCCGCGTCACGGAACGGCGCATCCTGCTGGTGATGGTGGAAACCGACGGGGTCCAAGGTTGGGGCGAGTGCGTGGCCGGCGAAGATCCGTTCTACAACGAAGAGTCGGTCGAAACCGCCTGGTACGTGCTGACGAAATATCTGGCCCCGGCGCTCCTGGGCAAAGAACTGGCAATCGCCGGCGACTGCGTAGCGTTGTTCTCCCGGGTGCGCGTGCATCGCATGGCCAAGGCGGCGCTGGAGAATGCGCTGTGGGACGCTGAGGCGCAGATCAAGGGAGTGCCGTTGTGGAAACTGGTGGGCGGGACGCGGCGGGAGATCGCGTGCGGCGTCTCCATCGGCATACAGGACTCGCTCGAGCAGTTGCTGGAGAAGGTCGAGAAAGAGCTGGCGGCGGGCTACCAGCGCATCAAGGTGAAATGCAAACCGGGGTGGGATGTCGAAGTATTCGCGCGCATCCGCGAGCGCTGGCCGGAAATCCTGCTGAGCTGTGACGCCAACTCGGCTTACACGCTGGATGACGCCGAGCATCTGAAGCGCTTCGACCAGTTTCGGCTGCTCATGATCGAGCAGCCGCTGTGGAACGACGACTTCTTCTTTCACGCCAGGCTGCAGAAGCAACTCGAGACCGCCATTTGCCTGGACGAAGGCATTCGCAACGCGCGTGACGCCGAAGCAGCGCTGGAGGTGGGCGCTTGCCGCATCATCAACATCAAGGTGGGGCGCGTGGGCGGGATGAGCGAGGCCATTCGCGTGCATGACACGGCGCGCGCTTGCAGGGTGCCGGTGTGGTGCGGAGGGATGCTGGAGTCGGGCGTGGGCCGCGTCCACAACGTGGCCCTCTCGACGCTCGAAGGCTTCTCGCTTCCGGGAGATGTCTCCGCCTCCAAGCGTTATTGGAAGGAGGACATCATCGAGCCGGAAG
- a CDS encoding GNAT family N-acetyltransferase has protein sequence MSPEVIVRPCRGLEEYGGCIDLQKEVWNFSDLDVVPLRLFVVAEKVGGQIIGAFDGERMVGFAMSVPGTRGGHPYLHSHMLAVRENYRNSGLGRRLKLAQREDALARGFELIEWTFDPLEIKNAHLNIERLGAITRRYTINQYGTTSSPLHGGLPTDRLVAEWWLRSRRVETLLKTGTRPDFVTERTIEVPGKIYEWKASADDRDKAREVQQRNREDFRRAFASGQSVLGYERDAQGNGRFLLGRWDEEWSYASK, from the coding sequence GTGAGTCCCGAGGTCATCGTACGGCCCTGCCGCGGGCTGGAAGAGTACGGCGGCTGCATCGACCTGCAGAAAGAAGTGTGGAATTTTTCCGACCTGGACGTGGTCCCGCTGCGGCTGTTCGTGGTGGCGGAAAAGGTCGGGGGCCAGATCATCGGAGCGTTCGACGGCGAGCGCATGGTGGGCTTTGCCATGTCGGTGCCGGGCACGCGCGGCGGGCATCCCTACCTGCATTCGCACATGCTGGCGGTGCGAGAAAATTATCGGAATTCGGGGCTGGGGAGGCGGCTCAAGCTGGCTCAGCGAGAGGATGCGCTGGCCCGCGGCTTCGAGCTGATCGAGTGGACCTTCGATCCCCTGGAGATCAAGAACGCGCATTTGAACATCGAGCGCCTGGGCGCGATCACGCGGCGCTACACCATCAACCAGTACGGGACCACCTCGTCGCCGCTGCACGGCGGCCTGCCCACGGACAGACTGGTGGCAGAGTGGTGGCTGCGCTCGCGCCGGGTAGAGACTCTGCTCAAAACCGGCACGCGCCCCGACTTCGTCACCGAGAGGACCATCGAGGTTCCAGGCAAGATCTACGAATGGAAGGCGTCCGCGGACGATCGGGACAAGGCTCGCGAGGTGCAACAGCGCAACCGGGAGGACTTCCGGCGCGCGTTCGCCAGCGGCCAGTCTGTGCTGGGCTACGAGCGCGACGCCCAGGGCAACGGTCGCTTCCTTTTGGGACGGTGGGATGAGGAGTGGTCGTACGCGAGTAAGTAG